A genomic window from Luteolibacter sp. LG18 includes:
- the deoC gene encoding deoxyribose-phosphate aldolase yields the protein MADPARLIGLLDLTTLGPTDTEADVEALAARALAPVPGHPEIRCAAVCVWPNFAATAARAVKGSGVEVACVAGAFPFSQSPLAVKVAEVAAAVEAGATEIDIAIHRGLFLSGRHDELREEIAAMKAACGPAHLKVILETCDLPDEAAIRTACRIALESGTDFLKTSTGKGKHGATLGHTRILLEEATAWTTATGKLIGVKPAGGIRNTGDARAYHDLAAEFFPEVTAANFRIGASTLLDDLIAEI from the coding sequence ATGGCTGATCCCGCGCGCCTCATCGGGCTGCTCGATCTCACCACGCTCGGCCCCACCGACACGGAGGCCGATGTCGAAGCGCTCGCCGCGCGGGCGCTTGCTCCCGTGCCCGGCCACCCGGAAATCCGCTGCGCCGCGGTGTGCGTGTGGCCGAACTTCGCCGCCACGGCCGCCCGCGCCGTGAAGGGCAGCGGTGTGGAGGTCGCGTGCGTAGCCGGTGCCTTCCCGTTTTCCCAATCGCCGCTCGCGGTCAAGGTCGCCGAAGTCGCCGCCGCCGTGGAGGCGGGAGCCACCGAGATCGACATCGCGATCCACCGCGGGCTGTTTCTCTCCGGCCGCCATGACGAGTTGCGTGAGGAGATCGCCGCGATGAAGGCCGCCTGCGGCCCCGCCCATCTCAAGGTCATCCTCGAAACCTGCGACCTCCCGGACGAGGCCGCGATCCGCACCGCCTGCCGGATCGCGCTCGAAAGCGGCACCGATTTCCTCAAGACCTCGACCGGCAAGGGCAAGCACGGCGCCACCCTCGGCCACACCCGTATTCTGCTGGAGGAAGCAACCGCCTGGACCACCGCCACTGGCAAGCTGATCGGCGTGAAGCCCGCGGGCGGCATCCGGAACACCGGCGACGCCCGCGCTTACCACGATCTCGCGGCGGAATTCTTCCCGGAAGTCACCGCCGCGAATTTCCGCATCGGGGCCTCCACGCTGTTGGACGACCTGATCGCGGAGATCTGA
- a CDS encoding KUP/HAK/KT family potassium transporter, which yields MSQAESGTTSRWPVAAALGALGVVFGDIGTSPLYAFKECFLSGHGAEVTQTNLVGAASLIVWSLLFIVGFKYLRMILRLDNRGEGGVLALAALIRNAVPGEKNQKWFFMLGLFGAALIYADGMLTPAISVLSAVEGLKTVKPLVEAFPQITKSEHLIPLIAIVILVGLFAIQRHGTEKVGKLFGPIVLAWFGVLAITGIVSLAQTPRVLWALSPTTAVNFLIHEWKHGLPLLAAVFLAVTGGEALYADLGHFGRRPIRMAWWGVVCPALVLNYLGQAALLERQPEIMAGENASPFFHLIDPDRFPGLNILLVVLAVFATIIASQALISGAFSLTAQAIQLNCLPRLRIFHTSVTEKGQIYLPMVNWLLAIACVLLVAIFQSSEALAAAYGIAIALTMTATSVLFWAAARKIWQWSVAKAAILSCIFLGVDVAFLAANSLKIHDGGWLPLVVASAVMFLMTTWTWGRNRSAIQFARQRIPLGDLLDQVARGTIPRVRGTAIFMTGQADAVPVPLLHNLKHNGVIHERLILLHVLTLDVAVAAKEERFEFKDLGQGFHNVIMRFGFAEEPDVPQALKEGMPPEIGYHPGRTSFFLGRETIVTGKACTSKHRVRLAIFASMLRNATPASAYFKLPPNRVVELGAQVTL from the coding sequence ATGAGTCAGGCTGAATCTGGGACGACGTCGCGCTGGCCTGTGGCTGCCGCGTTGGGTGCATTGGGAGTGGTTTTCGGGGACATCGGCACGAGTCCCCTGTATGCCTTCAAGGAGTGCTTCCTCAGTGGGCACGGTGCGGAGGTCACACAAACCAATCTGGTCGGAGCGGCCTCGCTGATCGTCTGGTCGCTGCTGTTCATCGTGGGCTTCAAGTATCTCCGGATGATCCTGCGCCTCGACAACCGCGGCGAAGGCGGCGTGCTCGCTCTCGCGGCGCTGATTCGAAACGCGGTGCCCGGCGAGAAGAACCAGAAGTGGTTCTTCATGCTCGGTTTGTTCGGTGCGGCACTGATCTACGCGGACGGGATGCTCACCCCGGCCATCTCGGTGCTCAGCGCCGTGGAAGGTCTGAAGACGGTGAAACCGCTGGTGGAAGCGTTCCCGCAGATCACGAAAAGCGAGCACCTCATTCCGCTGATCGCCATCGTCATCCTCGTGGGCCTGTTCGCCATCCAGCGCCACGGGACGGAGAAGGTCGGCAAGCTGTTCGGCCCGATCGTGCTGGCCTGGTTCGGGGTGCTGGCGATCACCGGCATCGTGTCGCTGGCCCAGACCCCGAGGGTGCTGTGGGCCCTGTCCCCGACCACGGCGGTGAATTTCCTGATCCACGAGTGGAAACACGGCCTGCCGCTGCTGGCCGCGGTCTTCCTTGCCGTCACCGGGGGTGAAGCTCTCTACGCCGATCTCGGCCACTTCGGCCGCCGCCCGATCCGCATGGCCTGGTGGGGAGTTGTTTGCCCCGCCTTGGTGTTGAACTACCTCGGCCAGGCGGCCCTGCTCGAACGCCAGCCGGAGATCATGGCCGGCGAGAACGCCTCGCCGTTTTTCCACCTGATCGATCCCGATCGCTTTCCCGGCCTGAACATCCTGTTGGTGGTCCTCGCCGTGTTCGCGACCATCATTGCCAGCCAGGCCCTCATTTCCGGAGCCTTCTCGCTCACCGCCCAGGCGATCCAGCTCAACTGCCTGCCGCGCCTGCGCATCTTCCACACCTCGGTTACCGAAAAGGGCCAGATCTACCTGCCGATGGTGAATTGGCTGCTGGCCATCGCCTGCGTGCTGCTGGTGGCGATCTTCCAATCCTCCGAGGCCCTCGCCGCGGCCTACGGCATCGCCATCGCGCTGACGATGACGGCCACTTCGGTGCTGTTCTGGGCCGCCGCGCGCAAGATCTGGCAATGGTCGGTGGCGAAGGCCGCGATCCTCTCCTGCATCTTCCTGGGCGTGGACGTCGCCTTCCTGGCCGCGAACTCGCTGAAGATCCACGACGGCGGCTGGTTGCCGCTGGTGGTGGCCTCCGCCGTGATGTTCCTGATGACCACTTGGACCTGGGGCCGCAACCGCAGTGCCATCCAGTTCGCCCGCCAGCGCATCCCGCTCGGCGACCTGCTCGATCAGGTGGCCCGCGGCACGATTCCCCGCGTCCGTGGCACCGCCATCTTCATGACCGGCCAGGCCGATGCCGTGCCGGTGCCGCTGCTGCACAACCTCAAGCACAACGGCGTGATCCACGAGCGCCTCATCCTGCTCCACGTGCTCACGCTGGACGTGGCGGTGGCGGCGAAGGAGGAGCGCTTCGAGTTCAAGGACCTGGGTCAGGGCTTCCACAATGTCATCATGCGCTTCGGGTTCGCCGAGGAGCCGGATGTCCCGCAGGCGCTGAAGGAGGGCATGCCGCCCGAGATCGGCTACCATCCGGGCCGGACCAGCTTCTTCCTCGGCCGTGAAACCATCGTCACCGGCAAGGCCTGCACCTCGAAGCACCGCGTCCGTCTCGCCATCTTCGCCTCGATGCTGCGCAACGCGACCCCGGCCTCCGCCTACTTCAAGCTGCCGCCGAACCGCGTGGTGGAGCTCGGTGCCCAGGTGACGCTTTAA
- a CDS encoding aspartate aminotransferase family protein: MLPALVTPVPGPRSQELAARLGAVECRNTTFRSPEWPVFWERAEGVNVWDSDGNRFLELTSAFGVATLGHGFTAAAARAQSHHLLHAMGDVHPARLKVELCERLSALTFERWTGEKGKALLGNSGFEAVEAALKTAALATGRKGIVAFQGAYHGLGYGALLGAGIPWFREPFEGQLARVTTLLPFPADDTALETFRAALAEVDGTDIGAVLVEPIQGRGGIVIPPPAFLRELREWCDHHGALLVIDEIFTGLNRTGKPFACEWDGVVPDLVCLGKALSGGFPISACVGKAAVMDRWPETHGEALHTSTFLGNPMGCAMAVAALDEHAKPSTPARALAEGEALHAALSTLSGEPFVTAIRGRGLLQAIELHHPDGRPAGDLAIALVQELLQEGILLLPEGPVGHVLAFSPPLGLTAEEIDCVTELLRNGLRRKNR; encoded by the coding sequence ATGCTGCCCGCCCTAGTCACCCCGGTCCCCGGCCCGCGCTCCCAAGAACTCGCCGCCCGCCTCGGCGCGGTGGAGTGCCGGAACACCACCTTCCGCTCGCCGGAATGGCCGGTGTTTTGGGAACGCGCGGAGGGGGTGAACGTGTGGGACTCCGATGGCAACCGCTTCCTGGAACTCACCAGCGCCTTCGGTGTGGCCACACTGGGCCACGGCTTCACCGCTGCCGCCGCGCGCGCCCAGTCCCACCACCTGCTCCACGCCATGGGCGATGTCCACCCGGCGCGCCTGAAGGTGGAACTGTGCGAACGCCTCAGCGCCCTGACCTTCGAACGCTGGACCGGTGAAAAAGGCAAGGCCCTGCTCGGCAACTCCGGCTTCGAGGCGGTGGAGGCCGCGCTGAAAACCGCCGCGCTCGCCACCGGCCGGAAGGGCATCGTCGCCTTCCAGGGTGCCTACCACGGCCTCGGTTATGGCGCGCTGCTGGGCGCGGGCATCCCATGGTTCCGCGAACCGTTCGAGGGCCAGCTCGCCCGCGTCACCACCCTGCTCCCCTTCCCCGCCGATGACACCGCCCTCGAAACCTTCCGAGCCGCGCTCGCGGAGGTCGACGGTACGGACATCGGCGCGGTATTGGTCGAGCCGATCCAAGGCCGCGGCGGCATCGTGATCCCGCCACCGGCATTCCTGCGGGAACTGCGCGAGTGGTGCGACCACCACGGCGCGCTGCTGGTGATCGATGAGATTTTCACCGGTCTGAACCGCACCGGCAAGCCCTTCGCCTGCGAGTGGGACGGCGTGGTGCCCGATCTCGTCTGTCTCGGCAAGGCGCTCAGCGGCGGCTTCCCGATCTCCGCCTGCGTGGGCAAGGCCGCGGTGATGGACCGCTGGCCGGAGACCCACGGCGAAGCCCTCCACACCAGCACCTTCCTCGGCAATCCGATGGGCTGCGCGATGGCCGTCGCCGCGCTCGACGAGCATGCGAAACCGTCCACCCCCGCCCGCGCGCTGGCCGAGGGCGAGGCCCTGCACGCCGCGCTTTCCACCCTTTCCGGCGAGCCCTTCGTCACCGCGATCCGGGGCCGCGGGCTGCTCCAGGCGATCGAACTCCATCACCCGGACGGCCGCCCCGCCGGAGACCTCGCCATCGCCCTGGTGCAGGAACTCCTGCAGGAAGGCATCCTCCTGCTGCCCGAGGGCCCCGTCGGCCACGTGCTCGCTTTCAGCCCGCCGCTCGGCCTGACCGCGGAGGAAATCGACTGCGTCACGGAATTGCTTCGCAACGGGTTACGGCGGAAAAATAGGTGA
- a CDS encoding aspartate 1-decarboxylase, producing the protein MLRQFLKSKIHRAMITHGDVDYEGSIEIPTDLMEAAGLWEGEKVLVASITTGNRLQTYVQPGPPGLGHIIINGGAAHRIKVGERVAIMAFCLSETQVVAQKLVLSETNEIIRQGR; encoded by the coding sequence ATGCTCCGTCAGTTCCTCAAATCGAAGATCCACCGCGCCATGATCACCCACGGCGACGTGGACTATGAAGGCAGCATCGAGATCCCGACGGACCTCATGGAGGCCGCCGGACTGTGGGAGGGCGAAAAGGTCCTCGTGGCCTCCATCACCACCGGCAACCGCCTCCAGACCTACGTCCAGCCGGGCCCTCCGGGACTGGGCCACATCATCATCAACGGCGGCGCCGCCCACCGCATCAAAGTCGGGGAGCGGGTCGCCATCATGGCCTTCTGCCTGTCCGAGACCCAGGTGGTCGCGCAAAAGCTGGTCCTCTCCGAAACCAACGAAATCATCCGCCAGGGCCGCTGA
- a CDS encoding OmpH family outer membrane protein produces the protein MRRLIATFIALGTLGAAAAPPRIALVRITDLYKDLPSTKAEIAGFDAQRADVLKDRRADEIRKLVEELKALQASIQKEGDASDPTRQKLLKDYESKVSAMKSLQQEFETFSSERNLEINREMVKTMRVSFDRITKQARAVAEKQGYDWLIDSSGNTNTGLPVVLYSKNAPDLTADVLAALSGQTSQNTPPEAPTAAPAAPATPASKPPVKPVR, from the coding sequence ATGAGACGATTGATCGCCACCTTCATTGCCCTGGGCACGCTCGGGGCCGCCGCGGCCCCGCCCCGCATCGCCCTGGTCCGCATCACCGATCTCTACAAGGACCTGCCCTCCACCAAGGCGGAGATCGCCGGCTTCGACGCCCAGCGCGCGGATGTCCTGAAAGACCGCCGCGCCGACGAGATCCGCAAGCTGGTGGAGGAACTCAAGGCCCTCCAGGCCAGCATCCAGAAGGAGGGCGACGCTTCCGACCCGACGCGCCAGAAGCTCCTGAAGGACTACGAGAGCAAGGTTTCCGCGATGAAGAGCCTCCAGCAGGAATTTGAAACTTTCAGCAGCGAGCGCAACCTGGAGATCAACCGCGAGATGGTGAAAACCATGCGCGTTTCCTTCGACCGGATCACCAAACAAGCCCGTGCGGTGGCCGAGAAACAGGGCTACGATTGGCTGATCGACAGCTCCGGAAACACAAATACCGGGCTCCCTGTCGTTCTCTACTCAAAGAACGCCCCGGACCTGACCGCCGACGTGCTCGCCGCCCTGTCCGGACAAACTTCCCAGAACACGCCACCTGAAGCCCCGACCGCCGCACCTGCCGCGCCCGCCACCCCGGCTTCGAAACCTCCCGTCAAACCAGTCCGCTGA
- a CDS encoding phosphoenolpyruvate carboxylase, with protein MTGTATTTPTREQLRLEGFDLIDETLSLLIGCLGEALESTGETALLPYLPWSGTIPNDANPPAGIPQLYSIGFQLLNMVEERVAAAIRRERENVLGAESIRGLWPQALRDLRELGLKPEQILEVLRDVNVEPVLTAHPTEAKRSSIRERHRALYDDLVRNEYPKYTDRERGRLRQHMVTTLETLWRTAEIHLVRPDIISELRNSIHYLRDLFPDAVNRLDLNFTDAWRDAGLPLEALRSAGNIPRLSFGTWIGGDRDGHPLVTPQVTETALVQLRQAAFELLHREFAALSSQLTLSRHLTPAPDDLQARIDELSFVLGFGAEDAVKEIFDRHSEEPWRQLAALVALRLRLQSKGDLGYVSPDQLSADLDLLARTLQDAGCHLLEEQYIRPLRHKIEMFGFHLATLDIRQNSEFHDKAIAQLLTAAHVPDGENYPTWPEDKRLEFLNAELTSTRPFLHEGIVAGPEAAAVLDCYRVLVRHRRAWGDAGLGALIISMTRQLSDLLGVYLLAREAGLMEVIDGGLACPLEVVPLFETMDDLDRSPDILAAFLEHPFTRRSRSYLVGTNECFTTQQVMLGYSDSNKDCGILAAQWALHKAEEALTATGKEHGVPLCFFHGRGGTISRGAGPTHWFMASLPHGAMSGHFRMTEQGETIAQKYANLANATYNLELLLAGAAVTTARHRFGVKQQDPCERFMPRLAQASQQAYQALLHAEDFITFYRQATPLDALEHARIGSRPARRTGKQGHSISDLRAIPWVFSWTQARYYLPGWFGVGSGLEALKKEDPAGFQELKAALPDSTFLTYVLTNVETNLASANLQLMHEYAALVTNEKLRERFLAIIDAEFERTRVLLAELFDGEMADRRPRMAKTLDIREAPLRVLHHRQIVLLRKWRELLAAGKHHDADALLPDLLLSINAIASGLRTTG; from the coding sequence ATGACCGGAACGGCCACCACGACCCCCACCCGCGAACAACTGCGACTCGAAGGTTTCGACCTGATCGATGAGACGCTTTCCCTTCTGATCGGCTGCCTCGGCGAGGCCCTCGAATCGACGGGCGAAACCGCGCTGCTGCCTTATTTGCCGTGGTCCGGCACCATCCCGAACGACGCCAATCCGCCCGCCGGGATTCCCCAGCTTTACTCGATCGGCTTCCAGCTCCTGAACATGGTGGAGGAGCGCGTGGCCGCCGCCATCCGCCGTGAGCGTGAGAACGTCCTCGGCGCGGAATCGATCCGCGGGCTGTGGCCGCAGGCGCTCCGCGATCTCCGCGAGCTGGGCCTGAAGCCCGAGCAAATCCTCGAAGTGCTGCGGGACGTGAATGTCGAGCCGGTGCTCACCGCCCACCCGACCGAGGCGAAGCGCTCCAGCATCCGCGAGCGCCACCGTGCGCTCTACGACGATCTCGTCCGCAACGAGTATCCGAAATACACGGACCGCGAGCGCGGCCGCCTGCGCCAGCACATGGTGACCACGCTGGAAACCCTGTGGCGCACCGCGGAAATCCATCTCGTCCGCCCGGACATCATCAGCGAGCTGCGGAATTCCATCCACTACCTCCGCGACCTGTTCCCGGACGCGGTGAACCGCCTCGACCTGAACTTCACCGATGCCTGGCGCGATGCCGGCCTGCCGCTGGAGGCGTTGCGTTCCGCCGGCAACATCCCGCGCCTGTCCTTCGGCACGTGGATCGGTGGCGACCGCGACGGCCACCCGCTCGTCACCCCGCAGGTCACCGAGACCGCCTTGGTCCAGCTCCGCCAGGCCGCCTTCGAGCTGCTCCACCGCGAGTTCGCGGCGCTGTCGTCGCAGCTCACGCTGTCCCGCCACCTCACGCCCGCGCCGGATGATCTCCAGGCCCGCATCGATGAGCTCTCGTTCGTGCTCGGTTTCGGCGCGGAGGACGCGGTGAAGGAAATCTTCGATCGCCATAGCGAGGAGCCGTGGCGCCAGCTCGCGGCCTTGGTCGCGCTGCGTCTCCGCCTCCAGTCGAAGGGCGATCTCGGTTACGTGTCCCCGGATCAATTGTCCGCCGATCTCGACCTGTTGGCGCGCACGCTGCAGGACGCCGGTTGCCACCTCCTGGAGGAGCAGTACATCCGTCCGCTGCGCCACAAGATCGAGATGTTCGGCTTCCACTTGGCCACCCTCGACATCCGCCAGAATTCCGAGTTCCACGACAAGGCGATCGCCCAGCTCCTCACTGCCGCCCACGTGCCGGACGGCGAGAACTATCCGACCTGGCCGGAGGACAAGCGCCTGGAGTTCCTCAATGCCGAACTCACCTCGACCCGCCCGTTCCTGCACGAGGGCATCGTCGCCGGTCCGGAGGCCGCGGCCGTGCTCGATTGCTACCGCGTGCTGGTCCGCCACCGCCGCGCGTGGGGGGATGCCGGACTGGGCGCGCTCATCATCTCGATGACCCGCCAGCTTTCGGACCTGCTCGGCGTCTATCTGCTGGCCCGCGAGGCCGGGCTGATGGAGGTCATCGATGGCGGCCTCGCCTGCCCGCTGGAGGTCGTGCCGCTGTTCGAAACGATGGATGACCTCGATCGCTCGCCGGACATCCTGGCGGCCTTCCTGGAGCATCCGTTCACGCGCCGCAGCCGCTCGTATCTGGTGGGCACCAATGAGTGCTTCACCACCCAGCAGGTGATGCTGGGCTACTCGGATTCCAACAAGGACTGCGGCATCCTCGCCGCGCAGTGGGCCCTCCACAAGGCGGAGGAAGCCCTCACCGCCACCGGCAAGGAGCATGGTGTCCCGCTGTGCTTCTTCCACGGCCGCGGCGGCACCATTTCCCGCGGCGCGGGTCCGACGCACTGGTTCATGGCCTCGCTGCCGCACGGCGCGATGTCCGGCCATTTCCGCATGACCGAGCAGGGCGAGACCATCGCCCAGAAGTACGCGAACCTCGCCAACGCCACCTACAACCTCGAGCTGCTGCTCGCGGGTGCGGCGGTTACGACCGCGCGCCACCGCTTCGGCGTGAAACAGCAGGATCCGTGCGAGCGCTTCATGCCGCGCCTCGCGCAGGCCAGCCAGCAGGCCTACCAGGCCCTCCTCCACGCCGAGGACTTCATCACCTTCTACCGCCAGGCCACGCCGCTTGACGCGCTGGAGCACGCCCGCATCGGATCGCGTCCCGCCCGCCGCACCGGCAAGCAGGGTCACTCGATCTCCGACCTGCGCGCGATCCCGTGGGTGTTCTCGTGGACCCAGGCCCGCTATTACCTGCCGGGCTGGTTCGGCGTCGGCTCCGGTTTGGAGGCACTCAAGAAGGAAGACCCCGCTGGCTTCCAGGAACTGAAGGCCGCGCTGCCGGATTCCACCTTCCTGACCTACGTGCTGACGAACGTGGAGACGAACCTCGCCTCCGCGAACCTCCAGCTCATGCACGAGTATGCGGCGCTGGTGACGAACGAGAAGCTGCGCGAGCGCTTCCTGGCGATCATCGATGCCGAGTTCGAGCGCACCCGCGTGCTGCTCGCCGAATTGTTCGATGGCGAGATGGCGGACCGCCGCCCGCGTATGGCGAAGACCCTCGATATCCGCGAGGCCCCGCTGCGCGTGCTGCACCACCGCCAGATCGTCCTGCTGCGGAAGTGGCGCGAGCTGCTGGCCGCAGGAAAGCACCACGACGCCGACGCGCTGTTGCCGGACCTGCTGCTCTCCATCAACGCCATCGCCTCGGGCCTGCGTACCACCGGTTGA
- a CDS encoding NAD(P)H-dependent oxidoreductase: MKTATREQLIDQLNWRYATKQFDADRQIDPADWSTLEEALQLSPSSLGLQLWKFVVVEDPEVREQLKAASWGQSQITDASKLVVLAVKKNITEKDIDAHLQRISEVRGVPVEALAPLREMSVGSVILGKDDAARDVWASRQVYIALGNLLTSAALLGIDACPMEGFSPADYDRILGLEEKGLGSVVVAAIGYRSSQDKYAGLPKVRFPKEEVLLHV; this comes from the coding sequence ATGAAAACCGCCACCCGCGAGCAACTCATCGACCAACTCAACTGGCGCTACGCCACCAAGCAGTTCGACGCCGATCGCCAGATCGATCCCGCCGATTGGAGCACGCTGGAGGAGGCGCTCCAGCTTTCCCCATCCAGCCTCGGCCTCCAGCTTTGGAAGTTCGTCGTCGTCGAGGACCCGGAGGTCCGCGAACAGCTCAAGGCCGCGTCGTGGGGCCAGTCCCAGATCACGGACGCCTCGAAGCTGGTCGTCCTCGCGGTGAAGAAGAACATCACCGAGAAGGACATCGATGCCCATCTCCAGCGCATCTCGGAGGTCCGAGGCGTGCCGGTGGAAGCGCTCGCGCCGCTGCGTGAGATGTCCGTGGGCAGCGTGATCCTCGGCAAGGACGATGCCGCCCGCGATGTCTGGGCGAGCCGACAGGTTTACATCGCGCTGGGCAACTTGCTCACCAGCGCCGCCCTGCTCGGTATCGACGCCTGCCCGATGGAGGGATTCTCGCCAGCGGATTACGATCGCATCCTCGGCCTTGAGGAAAAGGGTCTCGGCTCGGTCGTGGTCGCCGCCATCGGCTATCGCTCGTCCCAGGACAAATACGCCGGCCTGCCGAAGGTCCGCTTCCCGAAGGAAGAGGTGCTGCTGCACGTGTGA
- a CDS encoding rhomboid family intramembrane serine protease: MTATPEISDDAPVWARAEAFPAAPDGWGWTDRKGGQHPVSSLEELAGSIREDRSSAIDLVWTPASPRMVVPEEIPELFHALFHARRRWTAADLEHSHGQLKIFGAGVAAMVAMAWWKDQPLLTSTPLGIALLLFVMFALIPWYQAWKRGRELHSWTPESMTAAVAPLRFETWLDLQRAPFTRLFLVLMTLTGLAQIFSPAGHSSIVTAGLVKSAYLHGETWRLFTAPFLHGNELHWFMNMGALLYLGRRLEVLARWPHLVVVFLFSAWVGGEASARFVETMSVGASGGLMGWLGFLLVFETLHSRLVPRSSRRRLLAGVALTALIGLIGYRFIDNAAHAGGLLAGMIYGIIVFPKSSSPHRPQSTLTDRVVGGLALAATLASVGFAIWKVLGRS; the protein is encoded by the coding sequence GTGACCGCCACGCCTGAGATCTCCGACGATGCCCCGGTGTGGGCACGCGCGGAGGCATTCCCCGCAGCTCCCGACGGATGGGGGTGGACCGATCGCAAGGGCGGTCAGCACCCCGTTTCCTCCCTGGAGGAGCTCGCGGGTTCGATCCGGGAGGACCGTTCCTCCGCCATCGACCTCGTCTGGACCCCCGCGAGCCCGCGGATGGTGGTGCCGGAGGAAATCCCCGAGCTGTTCCACGCGCTCTTCCACGCCCGCCGGCGCTGGACCGCCGCCGATCTGGAGCACTCCCACGGCCAGCTCAAGATTTTCGGAGCCGGGGTTGCCGCCATGGTGGCCATGGCTTGGTGGAAGGACCAGCCGCTGCTCACCTCCACCCCGCTCGGCATCGCGCTGCTGCTGTTCGTGATGTTCGCGCTGATCCCGTGGTACCAAGCATGGAAACGCGGCCGCGAACTCCACTCCTGGACCCCCGAGAGCATGACCGCCGCGGTGGCACCACTGCGGTTTGAAACCTGGCTCGATCTCCAACGCGCTCCGTTCACCCGGTTGTTCCTCGTCCTGATGACGCTGACCGGCCTGGCGCAGATCTTCTCACCCGCCGGCCACAGCTCCATCGTCACCGCCGGTCTGGTGAAATCCGCCTACCTCCACGGCGAGACCTGGCGTCTTTTCACCGCCCCCTTTCTTCACGGCAATGAACTTCACTGGTTCATGAACATGGGGGCACTGCTCTATCTCGGCAGGCGCTTGGAGGTCCTCGCCCGCTGGCCGCATCTGGTGGTGGTGTTCCTGTTCTCCGCGTGGGTCGGCGGCGAAGCCTCGGCCCGGTTTGTCGAAACCATGTCGGTCGGAGCCTCCGGCGGGCTGATGGGCTGGCTCGGATTCCTGCTGGTGTTCGAAACCCTGCACTCACGGTTGGTCCCGCGCTCGTCGCGACGGCGCTTGCTCGCGGGCGTGGCACTCACCGCGTTGATCGGCCTTATCGGCTACCGTTTCATCGACAATGCCGCTCACGCCGGTGGCCTGCTCGCGGGCATGATCTACGGGATCATCGTGTTCCCGAAATCCTCCTCCCCGCACCGGCCGCAAAGCACGCTCACCGACCGCGTGGTGGGCGGCCTCGCGCTCGCCGCCACCCTGGCCTCGGTGGGCTTCGCGATCTGGAAGGTCCTCGGAAGGAGTTGA
- the secG gene encoding preprotein translocase subunit SecG: protein MILADIPWLNLSINLLLVIFFFVCVMMVLLILMQRPKQEGLGAAFGANVTDQVFGARTTNVLQRGTVYLASAFFVLALTLAILFGHRNNAMSLVDKNAKEAPAEIAPAEPTPAAPVVPAAPVETPAPAPAPADAAPKTEEAPKTEAPKTEAPAEPAAPAQPAAPADAPAPANGGEKPAGQ from the coding sequence ATGATTCTCGCTGACATTCCTTGGCTTAACCTCAGCATCAACCTGTTGCTGGTGATCTTCTTCTTCGTCTGCGTGATGATGGTCCTGCTGATCCTGATGCAGCGTCCGAAGCAGGAAGGTCTTGGAGCCGCGTTCGGTGCCAACGTGACCGACCAGGTCTTCGGTGCCCGCACCACCAACGTCCTCCAGCGCGGCACGGTTTACCTCGCCTCCGCTTTCTTCGTGCTGGCCCTCACGCTCGCCATCCTCTTCGGCCACCGCAACAACGCCATGTCGCTGGTCGACAAGAATGCGAAGGAAGCCCCTGCTGAAATCGCCCCTGCCGAGCCGACCCCGGCTGCTCCGGTCGTTCCCGCCGCCCCGGTGGAAACCCCGGCTCCCGCTCCGGCCCCGGCTGACGCCGCTCCGAAAACCGAAGAAGCACCGAAGACCGAGGCTCCCAAGACGGAAGCTCCGGCCGAGCCTGCGGCCCCGGCCCAACCGGCCGCTCCCGCCGACGCTCCGGCTCCGGCCAATGGCGGAGAAAAACCCGCCGGTCAGTGA